Proteins encoded in a region of the Bacillus sp. T3 genome:
- a CDS encoding aromatic acid/H+ symport family MFS transporter, translated as MRKMNINDFIDNQKFNRFHLSLLISCIFIIVVDGYDMFMLGAIMPSLMESWGMDPVTGGQLGSYALFGMMIGALVFGPLADRFGRKNVILICTIIFSVFTFTSGFANGPSSFGVQRFLAGIGLGGVMPNLIALVTEYAPKKLRNTLVAIMFSGHAFGGILAALGAMVILPVADWRAVVFLAGIPLLTLPILYKTLPESYSYYIKTNKTNKLMATLNKINKQSQFSENDQFVMNTADDTDSSIKKLFTEKRGLSTIMFWIAAFMCLLVMYGLSTWLPKLMQASGYPLGSSLLFLVTLNLGAVTGAIFGGKLADKFGSRKVLAVSFILGFLSLTLLSLKPNVFFLYILLFIAGGTTTGTQINTNSYVSQYYPSGIRSTGVGWELGVGRIGGILGPALGGFLLSSQLPLQMNFLAFAIPCIIGGVAILLVQEKHGQIKKVSKHDTSFVSDTQTVNE; from the coding sequence ATGAGGAAAATGAATATAAACGATTTTATCGATAACCAAAAATTTAACCGCTTTCATTTATCACTGCTAATTTCTTGTATTTTCATAATTGTGGTCGATGGGTATGATATGTTCATGTTAGGTGCGATTATGCCATCCTTAATGGAATCTTGGGGAATGGATCCAGTTACCGGCGGTCAATTGGGAAGTTACGCACTTTTTGGAATGATGATTGGAGCTTTGGTCTTTGGACCCCTTGCTGACCGATTCGGAAGAAAAAATGTCATATTGATTTGTACCATTATCTTCTCCGTTTTCACATTTACATCTGGTTTTGCCAATGGTCCATCCAGCTTCGGCGTACAACGTTTTCTTGCCGGTATCGGATTAGGCGGAGTTATGCCAAATTTAATTGCACTAGTGACTGAGTATGCTCCAAAGAAACTTCGCAACACCCTTGTAGCTATCATGTTTAGCGGTCATGCTTTCGGAGGAATCCTTGCTGCATTGGGAGCCATGGTCATATTACCTGTTGCAGATTGGCGGGCTGTTGTATTTCTTGCGGGAATTCCCTTATTGACCTTACCGATCCTTTATAAAACACTACCAGAATCATACAGTTATTATATTAAAACAAACAAAACAAATAAATTAATGGCTACCTTAAATAAAATCAATAAACAGTCTCAATTTAGTGAAAATGACCAATTTGTCATGAATACGGCCGATGATACCGATTCGTCCATCAAAAAATTGTTTACTGAAAAGCGCGGATTAAGCACCATCATGTTCTGGATTGCCGCGTTTATGTGCTTATTAGTCATGTACGGTTTAAGTACTTGGCTACCAAAACTGATGCAGGCATCTGGTTACCCGCTCGGATCTAGTCTACTATTTTTAGTTACTTTAAATCTAGGAGCTGTCACTGGTGCTATTTTTGGAGGCAAGCTCGCTGATAAATTTGGCTCACGTAAAGTTTTAGCCGTCTCCTTTATCCTTGGATTTCTGTCCTTAACACTATTAAGTCTAAAACCAAATGTTTTCTTCCTTTATATTTTGCTCTTTATTGCTGGCGGTACGACAACTGGAACACAAATTAACACCAATTCGTATGTTTCACAATACTACCCTTCAGGCATCCGTTCAACTGGGGTTGGCTGGGAATTAGGAGTTGGTAGAATTGGCGGGATTCTTGGACCTGCTCTTGGTGGATTCCTATTGAGTTCTCAGCTTCCACTGCAAATGAATTTCCTTGCATTCGCCATTCCATGTATTATTGGAGGAGTTGCTATTCTTTTAGTTCAAGAAAAACATGGGCAGATCAAAAAAGTAAGTAAACACGATACATCTTTTGTAAGTGATACTCAGACTGTTAATGAATAA
- a CDS encoding IclR family transcriptional regulator: MMEVIKAGSTIQSLQIGIGILDVIAKQDRPLKFTDIQELTNITKSNLYKYLNTFVQLQILYRDKNTGTYLLGSKLIEYGLIAADQENVLDRITPFLEELNNKSACSVIFSIWTENGPMVIKMFNHNLGFNIGVQIGTLLPATSSAGKIFLAFKEPYLIKEWKEKETNKLLPKSIEQLDKDLETVRIKSIAFANEPIVTSVSSVSFPVFNYQKNLMGAVAVVGFNEQIPMNEDEELSKFILKISNEISSNLGYRS; the protein is encoded by the coding sequence ATGATGGAAGTGATTAAAGCAGGCTCTACCATTCAATCCTTACAGATAGGGATAGGAATATTAGATGTTATTGCAAAGCAAGATCGACCATTGAAATTTACTGACATCCAAGAACTGACGAATATAACGAAAAGTAACCTCTATAAATATTTAAATACATTTGTTCAATTACAAATTCTTTACCGTGATAAAAACACAGGTACATATTTACTCGGAAGTAAACTGATCGAGTACGGTCTGATCGCTGCTGATCAAGAAAATGTTCTTGATCGGATTACTCCATTTCTGGAGGAATTAAATAATAAATCAGCGTGTTCAGTTATTTTTTCGATTTGGACCGAAAATGGACCGATGGTGATAAAAATGTTTAATCATAATCTTGGTTTTAATATCGGTGTCCAGATTGGAACGCTATTACCAGCAACTTCATCTGCCGGAAAAATTTTCCTTGCCTTTAAAGAACCTTATCTTATAAAAGAGTGGAAAGAAAAAGAAACAAATAAACTGCTTCCGAAATCTATCGAACAATTAGATAAGGACCTTGAAACAGTACGCATAAAGTCAATTGCATTTGCGAATGAACCGATTGTGACTTCTGTTTCCTCTGTATCGTTCCCAGTCTTTAATTATCAAAAAAATTTAATGGGGGCTGTGGCAGTGGTTGGGTTTAATGAACAAATACCAATGAATGAGGATGAAGAGCTAAGTAAATTTATTTTGAAAATAAGCAATGAAATTTCCAGTAATTTAGGCTATCGTTCATAA
- a CDS encoding fumarylacetoacetate hydrolase family protein, with amino-acid sequence MKLVTYSREGFTRIGALINETNQVVDLNFAYQALLQSQGKLRYEKIAEAYVPAVMTDFLQGGDESLSIAKEAVAYALEHEGTFKHKLVYAYEDVKIEAPVQAPGKMICVGHNYREHILEMGREIPSHPVIFAKFANTVIGPQDDIPFYPISEQLDYEAEFAFVMGKRARNVSKEDALDYVAGYTIVNDVTYRDIQRRTLQWLQGKTVEGSAPMGPWLITTDELTDPSGLEMVLTVNGEERQRTNTANFVFDVKDLVEFLSNLMTLEPGDVILTGTPGGVGVARNPQVFLKDGDVVKIEIDQVGTLENKVSRVKEGL; translated from the coding sequence ATGAAATTAGTCACATATAGTCGTGAAGGATTTACTCGAATTGGAGCTTTAATAAATGAAACAAATCAAGTGGTCGATTTAAATTTTGCTTATCAAGCTTTACTTCAATCTCAAGGGAAGCTTCGTTATGAAAAAATTGCTGAGGCTTATGTTCCTGCAGTGATGACTGATTTTTTACAGGGCGGGGATGAGAGTCTTTCTATTGCAAAGGAAGCAGTTGCTTATGCACTTGAACATGAAGGTACGTTTAAACATAAGCTTGTCTATGCATATGAGGATGTAAAAATCGAAGCGCCTGTACAAGCTCCAGGAAAAATGATTTGTGTAGGGCATAATTATCGCGAACACATTTTAGAAATGGGAAGAGAAATCCCGTCTCACCCAGTTATTTTTGCAAAATTTGCGAATACCGTTATTGGACCACAGGATGATATCCCGTTTTATCCAATTTCGGAACAGCTTGATTATGAAGCAGAGTTTGCTTTTGTCATGGGGAAACGTGCTCGGAACGTGTCAAAAGAGGATGCTTTAGATTATGTTGCCGGTTATACGATTGTAAATGATGTTACCTATCGTGATATTCAACGACGTACGTTGCAATGGCTGCAAGGAAAGACAGTAGAAGGTAGTGCACCAATGGGACCGTGGTTAATCACGACTGACGAATTGACTGACCCAAGCGGACTTGAAATGGTTTTAACGGTTAATGGAGAAGAGCGTCAACGTACAAATACAGCAAATTTTGTGTTTGATGTTAAGGATTTAGTTGAATTTTTATCTAATTTAATGACACTAGAACCGGGCGACGTGATTTTAACTGGAACACCAGGAGGAGTCGGCGTAGCTCGTAATCCACAAGTCTTCCTTAAAGACGGTGACGTTGTAAAGATTGAAATCGATCAAGTCGGTACTTTAGAAAATAAAGTTTCACGTGTGAAGGAGGGGCTGTAA
- a CDS encoding DinB family protein, protein MAEKTVQGYRVSIQKSIEQVVQVCKSLPEEVILWKPSEEEWSILQILSHINEAVPYWLNEVKRVIENPGSEWGRGLQDEKRLAAVTNTASLSVESTLKAVEGLEGKVLTELSQLTEEQLIIESPHRNFAKFGNKPVSFIIGHFIDEHLEGHLQQIQRNLSKVEKVK, encoded by the coding sequence ATGGCAGAAAAAACAGTCCAAGGATATCGTGTATCAATTCAGAAGTCCATCGAACAGGTGGTACAGGTGTGCAAAAGTTTACCGGAAGAGGTCATTCTGTGGAAGCCTTCCGAAGAGGAATGGTCAATTTTACAAATATTATCCCATATTAATGAGGCGGTCCCATATTGGCTGAACGAAGTAAAAAGAGTAATTGAGAACCCAGGAAGTGAGTGGGGTAGAGGGCTACAAGATGAGAAGCGTTTAGCGGCAGTAACGAACACGGCCTCGTTATCAGTAGAATCTACTCTTAAAGCGGTAGAAGGACTAGAGGGAAAAGTTTTAACTGAACTATCACAATTGACAGAGGAACAATTAATAATTGAATCTCCCCATCGGAATTTTGCTAAATTTGGGAACAAACCTGTTTCGTTTATTATTGGTCATTTTATTGATGAGCATCTCGAGGGTCATCTTCAGCAAATTCAACGCAACCTTTCCAAAGTAGAAAAAGTTAAATAA
- a CDS encoding cupin domain-containing protein, translating to MATKNEFMKSQIVKDFTKYIQQYNLGPLWEAIPELMDQTPEPHAQAYLWKGELLRKTLLEAAEIFTPERGGERRAIYFQNPGLTYRQPWGWASTTQTLYAAVQLLLPGEVAPSHRHSQNALRYITEGKGAYTIVQGQRVFMEEGDFLITPKNLWHGHEHIGDKPMIWMDALDIPLVYSIGGTFFDPYPGKLEDPTVPDNFSELRYQGGMVRPISDRYSSIAPLANFKWSQTEKAIKGLMNFEPDLYDGYAVEYINPSNGQTANPTMGSWMQFLPAEFHGKAHRHTHSSIIHVKDGEGYSIINGVRFDWTKGDYFVVPNWAWHEHVATKDTYLFSVNDLPIMERFDLEQKQALETNNGNQEAQSEFNAILT from the coding sequence ATGGCAACAAAAAATGAATTTATGAAGAGTCAAATCGTTAAGGATTTTACAAAATATATTCAGCAATATAATTTAGGTCCATTATGGGAAGCGATTCCAGAACTGATGGATCAAACGCCAGAACCTCATGCACAGGCCTACCTCTGGAAAGGTGAACTTTTAAGGAAGACATTATTGGAAGCAGCAGAAATTTTTACGCCAGAACGGGGCGGAGAACGTCGCGCCATTTATTTTCAAAATCCAGGATTAACTTATCGTCAGCCTTGGGGCTGGGCCTCAACAACCCAAACGTTGTATGCTGCAGTTCAGTTATTGCTTCCTGGAGAAGTTGCACCATCTCACCGTCATTCTCAAAATGCACTTAGGTATATTACGGAAGGGAAGGGTGCTTATACGATTGTGCAAGGACAAAGAGTTTTCATGGAAGAGGGGGATTTCCTGATTACTCCGAAAAACCTTTGGCATGGTCATGAACATATTGGTGACAAGCCGATGATTTGGATGGACGCACTTGATATTCCATTGGTGTATTCTATCGGCGGAACTTTCTTTGATCCATATCCAGGTAAGCTCGAAGATCCAACAGTACCAGATAATTTCTCAGAGCTTCGCTATCAAGGTGGGATGGTTCGCCCTATTTCGGACCGTTATTCTTCAATTGCCCCATTAGCGAATTTCAAATGGAGCCAAACGGAAAAAGCGATCAAAGGCTTGATGAATTTTGAACCCGATTTATACGATGGCTATGCTGTAGAATACATTAATCCTTCAAACGGACAAACAGCCAATCCAACAATGGGCTCATGGATGCAATTTTTACCAGCCGAGTTCCATGGAAAGGCCCACCGTCATACACATTCGTCTATTATTCATGTAAAAGATGGTGAAGGATATTCCATTATTAATGGAGTTCGTTTTGACTGGACGAAGGGTGATTACTTTGTTGTTCCAAACTGGGCATGGCATGAACATGTAGCAACAAAAGATACGTATTTGTTCTCGGTTAATGATTTGCCAATCATGGAACGTTTCGATCTCGAACAAAAGCAAGCTTTGGAAACAAACAATGGAAACCAAGAAGCACAATCAGAATTTAACGCGATTCTTACGTAA
- a CDS encoding YkvA family protein has product MEKIKAWSKNLKRQIFILYFAYKDERVPWYVKFFTACVVAYAFSPIDLIPDFIPILGYLDDVIILPLGIMLALKMIPKDVLSDCEVKANELLRNGKPKNWVAGSIIILLWIAFILWLIFKVFERLS; this is encoded by the coding sequence ATGGAGAAAATAAAGGCTTGGTCAAAAAACTTGAAACGACAAATATTCATTCTTTACTTTGCATATAAGGATGAAAGAGTACCGTGGTATGTTAAATTTTTCACAGCGTGTGTGGTAGCCTATGCTTTCAGTCCAATCGACTTAATTCCTGATTTTATCCCGATTCTTGGCTATTTAGATGATGTGATTATTCTTCCGTTAGGGATCATGTTGGCATTAAAGATGATACCAAAGGATGTTCTTTCGGATTGTGAAGTGAAAGCAAATGAACTACTAAGAAACGGAAAGCCTAAGAATTGGGTAGCGGGTTCCATCATTATCTTACTTTGGATAGCTTTTATCCTATGGCTTATCTTTAAGGTGTTTGAACGATTGAGTTAA
- a CDS encoding DUF4084 domain-containing protein → MNSFCNRKTLIFFTVFQTVGYYIWIYYFKDQDQMRTIGSNIFSILGPLTASVVLSFVYKKLENKDKYFWLLILFGTFSYVIAEGIWFYYETILKVVVPYPGWADLFYMLQILFYLFAFLFQIWYKRNRLHIVKFVLDTFIIMTVAISFSWHYIIKDILAQSDGSFLFKFVSMGYPIGDLVLILAAISIYMGSEHFFSTKVFYFLVGSLIIQVYADSAYLYLSAKSLYISGGPYDPLWTLALLLMGVAGTFAITDHVEQSRDVAKTNNTYKIDFFSLKLLLPYLSVIFLFIFLLIQGREINSLMIGAAVAILLVILRQIFTLLENQSLLTNYHTLTEKLEMKIVERTEEISNKNEQLMTAVSKMKQMAYHDVLSGLPNRRYFLEQLTISLATAKRNSTKIAIVFIDLDRFKNINDTLGHEVGDLLIKYVSKQMQQNLRPTDIISRQGGDEFTVLINDITDESEIIRSITKIQSIVEKPIKLNDHELHVSMSLGIAVYPRDGSSIEELLKHADMAMYSAKEIVGNSYKFFSPEMNENITRKMTLEYGLRKALENDEFILQYQPQVNIDTGKLIGVEALVRWGTSDGGLVSPGEFIPLAEETRLIIPIGEWVLYQACMQAKVWHDLGYCDLKLAVNLSPLQFLHENLIEMISSILERTGLNPNYLEIEITETVAVYDAEEAILKMQALRDIGVRISIDDFGTGYSSLIYLKRFPINSLKIAQPFVKDIMTNNSDKALVKAIISMAHSLGLTVIAEGVETNEQLQSLKELHCNEIQGYLFSKPLNVEQLVEWVGAGQPMLVAASD, encoded by the coding sequence ATGAATTCGTTTTGTAATAGAAAGACTTTAATATTTTTCACTGTGTTTCAAACTGTTGGTTATTATATTTGGATTTATTATTTTAAAGATCAAGATCAGATGAGGACCATTGGTAGTAATATTTTTTCAATACTAGGGCCACTCACCGCGTCCGTTGTATTATCTTTTGTTTATAAAAAACTGGAAAACAAAGATAAGTATTTTTGGCTACTTATACTTTTTGGGACGTTTAGCTATGTTATTGCTGAAGGAATTTGGTTTTATTATGAGACAATCTTAAAAGTAGTGGTTCCCTATCCGGGTTGGGCAGACTTGTTTTACATGCTTCAAATATTATTTTATCTTTTTGCTTTCTTGTTTCAGATTTGGTATAAGCGAAATCGATTGCATATAGTAAAATTTGTCCTCGATACTTTTATTATTATGACTGTGGCTATCTCGTTTAGCTGGCACTACATCATAAAAGATATATTAGCACAGTCAGATGGATCCTTTTTGTTTAAATTTGTTTCAATGGGCTATCCAATTGGAGATTTAGTTCTTATTCTTGCAGCAATCAGTATTTATATGGGTTCTGAGCATTTTTTCTCTACTAAGGTTTTCTATTTTCTTGTTGGAAGTTTAATTATTCAGGTCTATGCGGACTCTGCATATTTATACTTATCGGCTAAATCTCTCTATATTTCAGGTGGTCCTTATGATCCGTTATGGACGCTCGCCCTTTTATTGATGGGGGTTGCGGGTACATTCGCGATAACAGATCATGTCGAGCAAAGTCGTGATGTGGCCAAGACTAACAATACATATAAAATTGACTTTTTTTCGTTAAAATTACTATTGCCCTATTTAAGCGTTATCTTTTTGTTTATCTTTCTGCTCATCCAAGGTCGAGAAATCAACAGTTTGATGATTGGTGCAGCAGTGGCCATTCTTTTAGTGATTTTACGACAAATTTTTACCCTCTTAGAAAATCAATCATTGTTAACAAACTATCATACTTTAACTGAAAAATTAGAGATGAAGATTGTTGAACGAACAGAGGAAATAAGCAATAAAAATGAACAGCTAATGACTGCAGTTAGTAAAATGAAACAAATGGCCTACCATGATGTATTAAGCGGTTTACCGAACAGAAGATACTTTCTAGAGCAATTAACCATTTCGTTAGCAACAGCAAAACGTAATTCTACCAAAATTGCTATTGTCTTTATTGACTTGGACCGCTTTAAAAATATCAATGATACGTTAGGACATGAAGTTGGAGATCTTCTAATTAAATACGTATCTAAGCAAATGCAGCAAAATCTACGGCCAACCGATATAATCTCCAGGCAAGGTGGGGATGAATTTACCGTTTTAATAAATGATATTACTGATGAAAGTGAGATTATTCGATCCATCACTAAAATTCAATCGATTGTGGAAAAGCCGATAAAGCTTAATGATCATGAGCTGCACGTTTCAATGAGCTTAGGCATCGCCGTTTATCCGAGAGATGGTAGTAGCATCGAGGAACTACTAAAGCATGCTGATATGGCCATGTATAGTGCAAAAGAAATAGTTGGAAACAGCTACAAATTCTTTTCACCGGAAATGAATGAAAACATCACAAGAAAAATGACGCTTGAGTATGGTTTACGGAAGGCCTTAGAAAATGATGAGTTTATCCTTCAATATCAACCACAGGTGAATATCGATACCGGCAAGCTCATTGGCGTCGAAGCATTAGTTCGCTGGGGTACGAGTGATGGAGGATTAGTTTCACCGGGTGAATTTATCCCGTTAGCGGAAGAAACTAGACTTATTATCCCAATCGGTGAGTGGGTTCTTTACCAAGCATGTATGCAGGCTAAGGTTTGGCACGATTTGGGATACTGTGATTTAAAACTAGCAGTGAACCTGTCTCCTTTACAATTTTTGCATGAAAATTTAATTGAAATGATCTCTTCCATTCTCGAGCGAACTGGCTTGAACCCTAACTATTTAGAGATTGAAATTACCGAAACCGTTGCAGTATACGATGCTGAAGAAGCGATTTTGAAAATGCAAGCTTTGCGCGATATAGGAGTCCGAATCTCTATTGATGATTTTGGCACGGGGTACTCTTCGTTAATTTACCTAAAAAGATTTCCGATAAATAGCTTAAAAATTGCTCAACCCTTCGTAAAGGATATCATGACAAACAATAGTGATAAAGCACTCGTTAAAGCGATTATCTCTATGGCACATAGTCTTGGTTTAACTGTCATTGCTGAGGGTGTTGAGACGAATGAACAGCTGCAAAGCTTAAAGGAGCTTCATTGTAATGAGATACAGGGCTACCTGTTTAGTAAACCGCTAAATGTTGAGCAACTTGTAGAATGGGTCGGAGCAGGGCAACCAATGTTGGTGGCAGCTTCCGACTAA
- a CDS encoding YkvA family protein: MEKIKAWSKNLKRQIFILYFAYKDERVPWYVKFFTACVVAYAFSPIDLIPDFIPILGYLDDVIILPLGIMLALKIIPKDVLLECEVRANSMLENGKPKNWLAGSIIILLWIVFILWFIFKVFARWS; encoded by the coding sequence ATGGAGAAAATAAAGGCTTGGTCAAAAAACTTGAAACGACAAATATTCATTCTTTACTTTGCATATAAGGATGAAAGAGTACCGTGGTATGTTAAATTTTTCACAGCGTGTGTGGTAGCCTATGCTTTCAGCCCAATCGACTTAATTCCTGATTTTATCCCGATTCTGGGCTATTTAGATGATGTAATTATTCTTCCGTTAGGGATCATGTTGGCATTAAAGATAATACCAAAGGATGTCCTGTTGGAATGTGAAGTGAGAGCAAATAGTATGTTAGAAAACGGTAAACCAAAGAATTGGTTGGCGGGTTCAATCATTATTTTACTTTGGATTGTTTTTATCCTATGGTTTATCTTTAAGGTATTTGCGCGATGGAGTTAA
- a CDS encoding ABC transporter permease, with amino-acid sequence MFHKYAVLLRMKYVEMFAYQLATIVWMTGAMVQPLITMMVWINIYPKQENTFIFYFAMLIFVERMTSAWDVWEMEREIREGTYSYQIVRPFHPIHWAIAENLVYKGLFFVILLPVWGVLAFFVPALRLGHITVTQWLLFLVALLLAAVIRFLFSYTFGLLGFWITKVSALYGMFEAVSLFLSGRIAPLSLLPPYIKEISYYLPFRYMIGFPIELINGDVRGTAITAGFLGALFWSLFFILVSALLWKAGLKKSQAVGG; translated from the coding sequence ATGTTTCATAAATATGCTGTTCTTCTTCGGATGAAGTACGTAGAAATGTTTGCTTATCAATTAGCCACGATTGTGTGGATGACGGGAGCAATGGTACAGCCACTCATTACGATGATGGTTTGGATAAATATTTATCCAAAGCAGGAGAATACATTTATTTTTTATTTTGCGATGCTTATTTTTGTTGAACGGATGACAAGCGCCTGGGACGTTTGGGAGATGGAACGCGAAATTCGCGAGGGCACCTATTCTTATCAAATCGTCCGACCGTTTCATCCCATTCATTGGGCTATAGCTGAAAATCTCGTTTATAAAGGCTTATTTTTCGTCATTCTGCTTCCAGTTTGGGGCGTTTTGGCGTTCTTCGTGCCGGCGCTACGACTGGGACATATCACCGTTACACAATGGCTGCTTTTTCTTGTCGCTCTTCTTTTAGCCGCAGTGATTCGTTTTTTGTTCAGTTATACTTTCGGCCTCCTTGGTTTTTGGATCACAAAAGTGTCGGCCCTTTATGGTATGTTTGAGGCGGTGTCTCTTTTTTTATCAGGCCGAATTGCCCCGCTTTCATTACTACCGCCATACATTAAGGAAATAAGCTATTATTTGCCGTTTCGTTATATGATTGGATTTCCAATCGAATTGATCAATGGAGACGTACGCGGGACAGCTATCACAGCGGGCTTTTTAGGAGCTCTTTTTTGGAGTCTGTTTTTTATACTTGTATCAGCCCTGCTTTGGAAGGCTGGGTTAAAGAAAAGTCAAGCAGTGGGGGGATAG
- a CDS encoding gamma-type small acid-soluble spore protein translates to MNQNNNDNYTVVGTDIEEVKKLNAQSGLSYNEAKEVLARMTGGHGTAMYGNTDEEEVRGKNER, encoded by the coding sequence ATGAACCAAAACAATAATGATAACTATACCGTCGTGGGAACAGATATTGAGGAAGTAAAAAAATTAAACGCCCAATCTGGACTCTCATATAATGAAGCGAAAGAAGTGCTTGCTAGAATGACTGGTGGCCATGGAACGGCTATGTATGGTAACACTGATGAGGAGGAAGTAAGAGGGAAGAACGAGCGGTAA
- a CDS encoding GNAT family N-acetyltransferase, translating to MRKKSNSQRSKQMNYFEQDSTFYFCAGETSGGVPYGITWEEMVSQELILRLAENKDSKKAAELIHNAITDIAEQLTGQTKTENIRETLAYFFREKNNRLSFQNTIIADVLDEVVGLIITYPGDDASGLDEPILSRLRKKRRNQEIYFDKEAEPGDYYIDTVSVNPKFQGYGIGTALIKEAEKVAKRMGFSRVSLNVANDNPTAKALYKKLGYHVEKVIQINGHNYDYMVRILKG from the coding sequence TTGAGGAAAAAATCAAATTCACAAAGAAGTAAACAAATGAATTATTTTGAGCAAGATTCAACATTCTATTTTTGTGCAGGGGAAACTTCAGGGGGTGTACCCTATGGAATAACCTGGGAGGAAATGGTTTCTCAAGAATTAATTCTTAGGTTAGCCGAAAATAAAGACTCAAAGAAAGCTGCCGAACTTATTCATAATGCTATTACCGATATTGCCGAACAGTTAACAGGGCAAACGAAAACGGAAAATATCCGCGAAACATTAGCATACTTTTTTCGCGAAAAAAATAACCGTCTTAGCTTTCAAAATACGATTATTGCTGATGTATTGGATGAAGTAGTAGGACTGATTATAACTTATCCAGGAGACGATGCATCTGGCTTGGACGAGCCAATCCTTAGTAGATTAAGAAAGAAAAGGCGTAATCAGGAGATTTACTTTGATAAAGAAGCGGAACCAGGCGATTATTACATAGACACTGTTTCTGTAAATCCAAAGTTTCAAGGATATGGAATAGGAACAGCTTTAATTAAAGAAGCGGAAAAAGTTGCTAAAAGAATGGGGTTCAGTCGAGTTTCACTGAATGTTGCTAATGATAATCCAACGGCAAAAGCTCTATATAAAAAATTGGGTTATCATGTAGAAAAAGTCATCCAAATAAATGGGCATAATTATGACTATATGGTAAGGATTCTTAAAGGATAA
- a CDS encoding Crp/Fnr family transcriptional regulator, with amino-acid sequence MKRKLLKYMKELTALTEEQQQEILESICIEENKKGTILLRQGEVSSKCYFVLKGCIRQYSIDESGNEVTSNFYTEEQAIANFDFHKQDKTSRYSLVCLEDTLLVVGDLDTEKEMYNKYNQLETMTRQMMEKNFGEVQDEFAAFIRSTPEERYKAILAKRPHLVDRVPQHQLASFLGITPESLSRIKKRIKTENG; translated from the coding sequence ATGAAAAGAAAACTACTGAAGTACATGAAAGAATTAACAGCTCTTACCGAAGAACAACAACAGGAAATTTTAGAGAGTATTTGTATTGAAGAAAATAAAAAAGGAACCATTCTCCTAAGACAAGGAGAGGTTTCCTCAAAATGTTATTTCGTTTTAAAGGGATGTATCAGACAGTATTCGATCGATGAATCAGGTAATGAGGTTACATCCAATTTCTATACAGAAGAACAGGCCATTGCGAATTTCGATTTTCATAAGCAAGATAAAACATCTAGGTACTCTTTAGTCTGTTTAGAGGATACGCTACTGGTCGTTGGTGATCTTGATACTGAAAAAGAAATGTATAACAAATATAATCAATTGGAAACTATGACACGGCAAATGATGGAGAAGAACTTTGGCGAAGTACAAGATGAATTCGCGGCATTTATCCGTTCTACCCCAGAAGAACGGTATAAAGCAATATTAGCAAAGCGACCTCATCTAGTTGATCGAGTACCTCAGCATCAACTGGCCAGTTTTCTGGGCATTACTCCTGAGTCCCTAAGTCGAATAAAGAAACGAATCAAGACCGAGAATGGATAG